One region of Eupeodes corollae chromosome 1, idEupCoro1.1, whole genome shotgun sequence genomic DNA includes:
- the LOC129940751 gene encoding FACT complex subunit Ssrp1, with translation MDALEYNDIQSEVRGVMTPGRLKLGDQNIVFKNNKTGKVEQINSADIELVNSQKFVGSWGIRVFTKNGTLHRFCGFKDSEHEKIGKFFKKQYDLDMLEKELCVRGWNWGTAKFNGSVLSFDLDVKTSFEIPLNHVSQCNTGKNEVTLEFHQNDDAPVGLMEMRFHIPTSESAEIDPVESFQTNVMNKASVISVSGDAISIFREIHCLTPRGRYDIKIFSTFFQLHGKTFDYKIPMSTVLRLFLLPHKDNRQMFFVLSLDPPIKQGQTRYHFLVLLFGPEEDISLELPFTEEELKEKYDNKITKELSGPVYEVMGKIMKVLINRKITGPGNFMGHSGTPAVGCSFKAAAGYLYPLERGFIYVHKPPLHIRFEEIATVNFARSGGSTRSFDFEIELKSGTVHTFSSIEKEEYSKLFDFIQKKKLHVKNTGKNDKGAYKDDFGDSDNENEPDAYLARVQAEAREKDSDLDEEGSEEESTDEDFKPNENESDVAEEYDSNAQSDSSDDSDASGGGGGGDAESSERKEKKKEKKEKKEKKEKERKERKEKVVKKTKKKDKDSNKPKRATTAFMSWLNETREEIKKDNPGIKVTEIAKKAGEMWRDLKDKSKWEEIANKDKQRYADEMKDYNASGGAANAGSDDEGKKAVKRKKESPTKRSANVSSGSFKSKEYISDDSSSNDSDGGAKKKPKGDDKKKSESEGDEEEIESSGDESEGEKKKSKDSKSKKKDEEDESDAEKGKSKAPPSKAKAKKKDESGDDEEDEEIEDSEEEDKKKNKKAAKPDKKNKPGPASKSKSKKKDESDDEEEEEEEDEDDESSEVSD, from the exons atggaTGCCCTAGAGTACAATGATATCCAATCAGAAGTCCGCGGAGTTATG ACTCCAGGAAGACTCAAACTTGGTGACCAAAATATCGtcttcaaaaacaacaagacTGGCAAAGTCGAACAAATCAACTCCGCCGACATAGAGTTGGTAAATTCTCAGAAATTTGTTGGTTCCTGGGGCATTCGTGTCTTCACAAAGAATGGAACCCTGCATCGCTTTTGCGGCTTCAAAGATAGCGAACACGAGAAAATcggaaaatttttcaagaaacaaTACGATTTGGACATGTTAGAGAAGGAGCTCTGTGTCAGAGGCTGGAATTGGGGCACGGCCAAGTTCAATGGCTCTGTGCTCAGTTTCGACTTGGACGTAAAGACTTCGTTTGAGATTCCTCTCAATCATGTGTCGCAATGTAATACGGGAAAGAATGAGGTAACCCTGGAGTTCCATCAAAACGACGACGCTCCAGTTGGCCTCATGGAGATGCGTTTCCACATTCCCACCAGTGAATCGGCCGAAATCGATCCGGTGGAGAGTTTCCAGACGAATGTCATGAACAAAGCATCGGTCATTTCGGTGTCGGGTGATGCCATCTCGATCTTCCGCGAGATTCATTGTCTCACTCCTCGTGGTCGATACGACATCAAGATCTTCTCGACGTTCTTCCAACTTCACGGTAAGACGTTCGATTATAAGATCCCAATGTCAACGGTTTTGAGGTTGTTCCTGCTGCCACACAAGGACAATCGACAGATGTTCTTTGTACTGTCTCTGGATCCCCCAATCAAACAGGGTCAGACAAGGTACCACTTCTTGGTGTTGCTTTTCGGTCCAGAAGAGGATATCTCCCTCGAGTTGCCATTCACTGAGGAGGAATTGAAGGAGAAATACGACAACAAAATAACCAAGGAGCTCTCCGGACCCGTCTATGAGGTTATGGGAAAAATCATGAAGGTCCTGATTAACAGGAAGATCACTGGACCAGGAAATTTCATGGG ACATTCGGGAACTCCAGCCGTAGGATGTTCATTCAAAGCTGCCGCCGGATACCTCTATCCATTGGAGCGAGGCTTCATTTATGTGCACAAACCACCACTGCACATTCGCTTCGAGGAGATTGCCACAGTGAACTTTGCCCGTAGTGGTGGATCCACTCGTagttttgatttcgaaatcgaGCTCAAATCGGGAACCGTCCACACATTCAGCAGCATCGAAAAGGAGGAATACTCCAAGTTGTTTGACTTCATTCAAAAGAAGAAGCTTCACGTCAAGAACACCGGCAAGAACGACAAGGGAGCCTACAAGGATGACTTCGGTGATTCGGACAATGAAAACGAACCAGATGCCTACTTGGCTCGTGTCCAAGCTGAGGCACGTGAAAAGGATTCAGATTTGGACGAGGAAGGTTCGGAGGAGGAATCAACGGACGAAGACTTCAAACCAAATGAGAATGAATCCGATGTAGCCGAGGAGTATGACAGTAACGCACAAAGTGATTCATCGGATGACAGTGACGCCAGtggaggtggtggtggtggtgatgcCGAGAGCTCCGAACgcaaagagaaaaagaaagagaagaaagaaaagaaggagaagaaagaaaaggaaagaaaagAACGCAAAGAAAAGGTCGTAAAGAAGACCAAGAAGAAGGATAAGGATTCGAATAAGCCAAAGCGAGCCACCACAGCTTTCATGAGTTGGTTGAACGAAACTCGAGAAGAGATCAAGAAAGATAATCCCGGCATAAAGGTGACCGAGATAGCTAAGAAAGCTGGCGAGATGTGGCGCGATCTGAAGGACAAATCGAAATGGGAGGAAATAGCCAACAAAGACAAGCAGCGATATGCGGACGAAATGAAGGACTACAATGCCTCCGGAGGTGCTGCCAATGCGGGAAGTGACGATGAAGGCAAAAAGGCAGTAAAACGAAAGAAGGAATCCCCAACCAAGCGTTCGGCGAATGTGTCGAGTGGGTCATTCAAGAGCAAGGAATACATATCTGATGACTCGTCATCGAATGATTCGGACGGTGGGGCAAAGAAAAAGCCAAAGGGGGACGATAAGAAGAAATCGGAATCCGAAGGGGATGAGGAGGAGATCGAATCCTCGGGAGATGAATCTGAGGGCGAGAAAAAAAAGAGCAAA gatTCAAAGAGCAAAAAGAAGGACGAAGAGGATGAATCTGATGCTGAAAAGGGAAAGAGCAAGGCACCG CCATCGAAGGCCAAAGCGAAGAAAAAGGATGAATCCGGAGATGATGAAGAGGATGAAGAAATTGAGGACTCTGAAGAAGAagataagaagaaaaataagaaggCT gCCAAGCCcgataagaaaaataaaccagGCCCagcatcaaaatcaaaatccaaGAAAAAAGATGAATCAGATGATgaggaggaagaagaagaagaggatgAAGACGACGAATCAAGCGAAGTTAGCGATTAA
- the LOC129941006 gene encoding uncharacterized protein LOC129941006 — translation MDFYEMALICAFELKRRNKPAIKRQYWVHPLNSQRLVKGQFQKIYLDLRSHPSKFFNYFRMSNRSFDELLFLIRNLITFKNTRWRKAISPEERLAVTLRYLATGNCFRSLHYEFLIGETTLREIIKDTCDKIWICLKENYMPEQTEDTWKKVADKFLTSTNFPNCVGAIDGKHIRVQKPSKSGSKYMNYKNYFSLVLMAVTDADYCFLSVDIGSQGSASDSHVFQRSNFGKKLNNAQLNLPPDQLLPNDKGGKCMPFVFVADEAFALSDHIQRPFGRRNLSTDKKIYNYRLTRARRMVECSFGILSNKWRILHRPLDVHLSFCDNIIKACCILHNFVRKRDGIRYEDTLYECSLTKPNITNVRGSHDGSTARDYFVKYFNSPQGSVPWQYEKI, via the exons ATGGATTTTTACGAAATGGCACTGATATGTgcgtttgaattaaaaagaaggAATAAACCTGCAATCAAAAGGCAATATTGGGTTCACCCGTTGAACTCACAACGCCTTGTAAAAGGgcaattccaaaaaatttatCTAGACCTCCGATCCCACCCAAGCAAGTTCTTCAATTACTTCCGAATGAGCAACAGAAGTTTTGATGAACTTCTGTTTTTGATAAGgaatttaataactttcaaaaataccaGGTGGAGGAAAGCAATATCTCCAGAAGAAAGACTGGCGGTTACACTGag GTACCTTGCAACAGGAAACTGTTTCCGGTCTCTTCATTACGAATTTCTCATAGGTGAAACAACCCTACGAGAAATTATTAAGGATACATGCGACAAAATATGGATATgcctaaaagaaaattacatGCCGGAACAAACAGAAGATACTTGGAAAAAAGTTGctgacaaatttttaacaagtacaAATTTCCCCAATTGTGTAGGAGCAATTGACGGCAAACATATAAGGGTCCAAAAGCCATCTAAATCTGGATCGAAGTATATGAAttacaagaattatttttcattggtTCTTATGGCAGTTACAGACGCGGATTACTGTTTCCTATCCGTTGACATTGGATCCCAGGGGAGTGCAAGTGACTCCCACGTTTTTCAGCGATCGAACTTTGGGAAAAAGCTAAACAATGCTCAACTGAATCTACCACCAGATCAATTGCTCCCAAATGACAAAGGGGGAAAATGCATGCCATTTGTGTTTGTAGCCGATGAAGCTTTTGCCTTATCAGACCACATACAGCGTCCATTTGGACGAAGAAATTTGTCCACGGacaagaaaatatataattatcgTCTTACTAGAGCCCGAAGAATGGTGGAATGCTCCTTTGGAATCTTAAGTAATAAATGGAGGATACTACATAGACCACTTGACGTGCATCTCTCATTTTGCGATAATATTATTAAAGCATGTTGCATCCTTCACAATTTTGTTCGCAAAAGAGATGGGATAAGGTATGAAGACACTTTGTATGAGTGTTCGTTGACAAAACCTAATATAACAAATGTACGTGGATCTCATGATGGTTCAACAGCAAGggattattttgtaaaatattttaattcaccTCAAGGTTCAGTACCATGgcaatatgaaaaaatataa